In a single window of the Methylophaga frappieri genome:
- a CDS encoding pyruvate, water dikinase regulatory protein: protein MSDLVESTPNSVRQVFFVSDRTGLTAESYGKCLLAQFPDIEFETITLAFVDTREKAEDAREQINALSAQSEYQPFVFSTLVNDEAQFILEESDGYVISLFHSFIGSMENFLGMPSSQKQGVSRISISDTTYQRRLDAIDYALTHDDGIRPDQYEEADVILVGVSRCGKTPTSLYLAMNFSLKVANYPLTVEDLEAEELPDYLLIHQQKLAGLTIKPVPLSRIRRQRRPDSNYSSLEICQAELAKAMSMFEKVSIPVFDTTNTSIEEISSRVVRALGLARERIRESTITFNKSKKSR from the coding sequence ATGAGCGATTTAGTAGAATCAACACCTAACTCAGTAAGACAGGTCTTTTTCGTCTCTGACCGCACGGGCCTGACTGCCGAGTCTTATGGCAAATGTCTTTTGGCGCAGTTTCCTGACATTGAGTTTGAAACTATCACTTTGGCCTTTGTTGACACACGCGAAAAAGCGGAAGATGCCCGAGAGCAGATAAATGCATTAAGTGCCCAGTCGGAATACCAACCCTTTGTATTCAGCACGCTTGTTAATGATGAAGCCCAATTCATTTTAGAAGAATCTGATGGTTACGTTATCAGTCTTTTCCATAGCTTTATTGGCTCAATGGAAAACTTCTTGGGCATGCCGTCCTCACAAAAACAGGGTGTTTCGCGAATTTCGATAAGCGATACTACCTATCAACGTCGATTGGATGCGATTGATTATGCCTTGACGCACGATGATGGTATTCGCCCTGATCAGTACGAAGAAGCAGATGTTATTTTAGTTGGGGTTTCCCGCTGTGGCAAAACGCCAACCAGCCTCTATTTAGCGATGAATTTCTCACTTAAAGTGGCAAATTACCCACTCACCGTAGAGGATTTGGAAGCGGAAGAGTTACCCGATTATCTGCTGATCCATCAGCAAAAATTAGCAGGCTTAACTATTAAACCGGTACCGCTCAGTCGAATTCGTCGTCAGCGTAGGCCGGATAGTAATTATTCTTCTCTGGAAATTTGTCAGGCAGAACTTGCCAAGGCAATGTCGATGTTTGAAAAGGTGTCGATCCCGGTATTTGATACGACCAATACTTCAATCGAAGAAATTTCCAGTCGGGTAGTGCGAGCCCTCGGTCTCGCTCGTGAACGGATCCGCGAATCCACGATCACATTTAATAAATCTAAAAAATCAAGGTAG
- a CDS encoding MerR family transcriptional regulator, giving the protein MLEASNNNELPAIPGKRYFTIGEVSELCAVKPHVLRYWEQEFSQLKPVKRRGNRRYYQRHDVVLIREIRGLLYEQGFTIGGARQQLESDTKTEVVTTGKSKKQLIAEMLDELESLKTLLA; this is encoded by the coding sequence ATGCTGGAAGCAAGTAATAACAACGAGTTACCGGCAATTCCCGGGAAACGCTACTTTACCATCGGTGAAGTGAGTGAATTGTGCGCCGTGAAACCACATGTATTGCGGTATTGGGAGCAAGAATTTTCACAATTGAAACCGGTCAAGCGTCGTGGTAATCGTCGTTACTATCAACGTCACGATGTGGTGTTAATTCGAGAAATCCGTGGTCTGCTTTATGAGCAAGGCTTTACAATTGGCGGTGCACGGCAGCAATTAGAAAGTGATACGAAAACTGAGGTTGTGACGACAGGAAAAAGTAAAAAACAATTAATTGCAGAAATGCTGGATGAACTGGAGTCATTAAAAACGTTGCTGGCCTAA
- the ihfA gene encoding integration host factor subunit alpha, translated as MALTKADMTEQLYEELGFNKREAKELVEMFFEEIRRALEDGDQVKLSGFGNFELRDKNERPGRNPKTGEEIPITARRVVTFRPGQKLKARVDNYAGSK; from the coding sequence ATGGCACTGACTAAAGCCGATATGACCGAACAGCTTTACGAAGAACTTGGGTTTAACAAGCGTGAAGCCAAAGAGTTGGTCGAAATGTTTTTTGAGGAAATTCGCCGTGCTTTAGAGGACGGTGATCAGGTGAAATTATCCGGCTTTGGTAATTTTGAACTGCGAGACAAAAATGAGCGTCCTGGTCGTAATCCAAAAACAGGTGAAGAGATCCCAATTACCGCGCGTCGGGTTGTGACTTTCCGTCCTGGTCAAAAACTCAAAGCGAGGGTGGATAATTATGCTGGAAGCAAGTAA
- the pheT gene encoding phenylalanine--tRNA ligase subunit beta produces the protein MKLSEKWLRQWVNPDCSTEALVAGLTNAGLEVDAVTPVAADFQGVLIGEVVSVNPHPNADKLRLCQVNVATETLLDIVCGASNVKTGLKVPVAVIGAVLPGDFKIKQAKLRGEPSFGMLCSAKELGLAESSDGLMALPQDAPIGRDIREYLDLDDVTIEVDLTPNRSDCLGVAGIAREVGVITKTNLTPPDYSSVSVSSDRGISIDVQASSACPRYLGRVITEINAAAESPLWLQEKLRRSGLRSLGPVVDVTNFVMLELGQPMHAFDTAKLNGGIQVRMAKNSESLKLLDGQTVSLNDNTLVIADTSKVLALAGIMGGEESSVTSETTEIFLESAFFSPSALAGQARQFGLHTDSSHRFERGVDPVLAEQAMERATALIIDIAGGQAGAITHISSEKDLPKPASIILRAERIKRVLGIELAQADVTEKLQRLGLSVQQISQGWQVDVPSFRFDLTIEVDLIEELGRLYGYDKLPLSRPQIHVLRSNISEQKVSVERLQQTLVNRGYFEAITYSFVDPELHRLFQHNNTPPVALANPISADLSVMRQSLWPGLVQALQYNLNRQQDRVRLFEVGRVFKGDLTNMTQTLTIGGLAYGPQYAEQWAGKSRSIDFYDVKADVEALLAAAGGQIEFHGGQHAALHPGQCAEIVKNGQQIGWLGALHPQLNEALDIDDKVYVFELNLPQTLQAQVPDFESISRYPAIRRDLAVLVDTNVTAGEIDRCLSSVDSDILKSFQLFDVYTGEGIEQSKKSIAIAFRLQHVDRTLTDAEVEAVMDKVAKQLQSATGAVIRA, from the coding sequence ATGAAATTAAGTGAAAAATGGTTACGGCAGTGGGTGAATCCCGATTGCTCGACTGAAGCACTGGTTGCTGGATTGACGAATGCAGGGCTTGAGGTCGATGCGGTAACCCCTGTTGCAGCGGATTTTCAGGGTGTTTTAATTGGCGAAGTGGTCTCTGTTAATCCACATCCTAATGCGGATAAATTGCGCTTATGCCAAGTCAATGTGGCGACCGAGACATTGCTGGATATTGTCTGTGGGGCGTCTAATGTCAAAACAGGCTTAAAAGTCCCTGTTGCGGTAATTGGTGCTGTCTTGCCCGGTGATTTCAAAATCAAACAAGCCAAGCTTCGTGGTGAGCCATCTTTTGGCATGCTGTGTTCTGCAAAAGAACTTGGTTTGGCGGAATCCTCAGACGGATTGATGGCGCTACCGCAAGATGCGCCTATTGGTAGGGATATCCGCGAATATCTCGACTTAGATGATGTCACGATTGAGGTGGACTTGACGCCAAATCGGAGTGATTGTCTTGGTGTAGCAGGCATTGCCCGAGAAGTTGGCGTTATCACTAAGACGAATTTGACGCCGCCAGACTATAGCTCTGTATCGGTATCAAGTGATCGCGGGATTAGCATCGATGTTCAGGCATCATCGGCTTGTCCACGTTATTTAGGTCGCGTCATTACAGAAATTAATGCCGCGGCGGAATCACCGCTATGGCTACAAGAAAAGCTGAGACGGAGTGGGTTACGAAGTCTAGGTCCGGTTGTGGATGTGACAAATTTTGTCATGTTGGAATTAGGTCAACCGATGCATGCGTTTGATACGGCCAAACTGAATGGTGGTATTCAGGTCCGGATGGCCAAAAATAGTGAATCGTTAAAGTTATTAGATGGTCAAACGGTCTCATTGAATGACAACACGCTCGTTATCGCTGATACGTCTAAGGTATTGGCACTGGCTGGTATTATGGGCGGTGAAGAGAGTAGTGTGACGTCTGAGACAACAGAAATTTTTCTGGAATCAGCATTTTTTAGTCCGTCGGCGCTGGCGGGTCAGGCACGTCAGTTTGGGTTGCATACCGATTCGTCACATCGTTTTGAGCGTGGTGTTGATCCTGTTTTGGCAGAGCAAGCAATGGAGCGAGCCACCGCCTTGATTATTGACATAGCGGGTGGACAAGCCGGTGCGATTACACACATATCAAGTGAAAAAGATCTCCCAAAACCAGCCAGTATTATTCTGCGTGCCGAGCGAATCAAACGGGTTTTAGGGATTGAGTTAGCCCAAGCTGATGTTACCGAAAAGCTGCAGCGATTAGGTTTGTCTGTGCAGCAGATTTCACAAGGCTGGCAGGTGGATGTGCCCAGTTTTCGCTTTGATTTAACCATTGAGGTTGATCTTATTGAAGAGTTGGGGCGGTTATATGGTTACGACAAGTTACCGCTGTCGCGTCCACAAATCCATGTGCTGAGAAGCAATATTTCAGAGCAAAAAGTGAGTGTAGAACGGTTACAGCAGACACTCGTTAATCGTGGCTATTTTGAAGCAATAACGTATAGCTTTGTGGACCCTGAACTACACCGACTTTTTCAACACAATAATACTCCGCCAGTCGCACTAGCCAATCCGATTTCGGCAGACTTATCTGTCATGCGTCAATCGTTATGGCCTGGGCTAGTTCAAGCGCTGCAATATAATTTAAATCGCCAACAAGATCGGGTACGTTTGTTTGAAGTCGGCCGAGTTTTTAAAGGTGACTTGACCAACATGACCCAAACGTTAACGATTGGCGGACTTGCCTATGGGCCGCAATATGCGGAGCAGTGGGCAGGCAAAAGTCGCTCAATTGACTTTTATGATGTCAAAGCTGACGTCGAGGCATTGCTTGCAGCTGCTGGTGGCCAAATTGAATTTCATGGCGGTCAACATGCGGCATTACACCCAGGCCAGTGTGCTGAGATAGTAAAAAATGGTCAACAAATCGGTTGGTTGGGGGCGTTACATCCGCAACTTAATGAAGCGTTAGATATTGACGATAAAGTCTACGTATTCGAACTTAACTTGCCACAGACGTTGCAGGCGCAAGTTCCTGATTTTGAATCGATATCCCGTTATCCGGCAATTCGAAGAGATTTAGCTGTCTTAGTGGATACGAACGTAACGGCAGGCGAAATTGATCGTTGCCTGAGCAGTGTGGACTCTGATATTCTTAAATCATTTCAACTATTTGACGTCTATACCGGAGAAGGTATCGAGCAGAGTAAGAAGAGCATTGCCATTGCTTTTCGTCTGCAGCACGTTGACAGAACGTTAACAGACGCGGAAGTTGAGGCCGTGATGGATAAGGTTGCAAAACAATTACAGTCGGCGACTGGTGCTGTAATTAGAGCCTGA
- the pheS gene encoding phenylalanine--tRNA ligase subunit alpha encodes MAELASQLEALQAIVEQAQKAIANCDDLRALDAIRVDYLGKKGQITAYLKALGDVGPEQRPVIGKEVNLAKQAVSGQLDERLQALQQAAMQAALAAEKIDVSLPGRYSETGGLHPVTRTLQRIENYFSQIGFQIAEGPEIEDGDHNFTALNIPESHPARAMHDTFYFDADKLLRTHTSPVQIRVMEDTAPPLRIIAPGRVYRCDSDLTHTPMFHQVEGLMVDENVSFTDLKGILADFLQSFFETSLNVRFRPSYFPFTEPSAEADIECVMCSGNGCRVCSHTGWLEVLGCGMVHPKVFEHVNIDSEKYLGLAFGMGVERLAMLRYGVNDLRLFFENDLRFLRQFK; translated from the coding sequence ATGGCTGAGTTGGCATCACAGTTAGAAGCATTACAAGCCATTGTCGAACAAGCGCAAAAAGCCATCGCAAATTGTGATGATTTGCGGGCGCTTGATGCAATTCGTGTCGATTATCTGGGTAAAAAAGGCCAAATCACGGCTTACTTAAAAGCACTGGGTGATGTTGGGCCCGAACAAAGACCTGTGATTGGTAAAGAAGTCAATTTGGCAAAACAAGCTGTTAGCGGACAGCTTGATGAGCGCCTGCAGGCTTTGCAACAGGCAGCGATGCAAGCCGCGCTCGCCGCTGAAAAAATTGATGTTAGTTTGCCAGGACGATACAGTGAAACCGGTGGCTTACACCCGGTAACACGAACACTGCAACGTATTGAAAACTATTTTAGCCAGATTGGCTTTCAGATCGCTGAAGGACCTGAAATTGAAGATGGTGACCACAACTTCACCGCGCTGAATATTCCAGAAAGTCATCCGGCTCGTGCCATGCACGATACGTTTTATTTTGATGCAGATAAATTATTACGGACACATACCTCACCTGTGCAGATTCGTGTGATGGAGGATACGGCCCCGCCTTTGCGAATTATTGCGCCGGGACGTGTTTATCGTTGTGACTCTGACTTAACACACACGCCCATGTTCCACCAGGTAGAAGGGTTAATGGTTGATGAAAATGTCAGCTTTACTGATCTAAAAGGTATTTTGGCGGACTTCCTGCAATCCTTTTTTGAAACTTCTCTCAATGTTCGGTTTCGTCCCTCATACTTTCCCTTTACGGAGCCCTCGGCTGAGGCGGATATTGAGTGTGTAATGTGCTCCGGAAACGGTTGTCGGGTATGTAGTCATACCGGCTGGCTGGAAGTGCTGGGTTGCGGCATGGTCCATCCAAAGGTTTTCGAGCACGTCAACATTGATAGCGAAAAGTACTTAGGATTAGCTTTTGGCATGGGCGTGGAAAGATTGGCGATGTTGCGCTATGGCGTCAATGACCTAAGATTATTCTTTGAGAATGATCTGCGTTTTTTGCGGCAGTTTAAATAG
- the rplT gene encoding 50S ribosomal protein L20, with protein MSRVKRGVRARARHKKVIAQAKGYYGRRKNVYRVAVQAVTKAGQYAYRDRRQKKRVFRTLWIARINAAARECGLSYSRLIDGLKKAAIEIDRKVLADIAVHDSAAFAAIADQAKAALAK; from the coding sequence ATGTCTAGAGTCAAACGCGGCGTCAGAGCACGTGCTCGCCATAAAAAAGTCATTGCCCAAGCCAAAGGTTATTACGGCCGTCGTAAAAACGTTTATCGGGTTGCCGTTCAAGCCGTCACTAAAGCAGGTCAGTATGCCTACCGTGATCGCCGTCAGAAAAAACGCGTTTTCCGCACACTGTGGATTGCCCGTATTAATGCCGCGGCTCGCGAATGTGGTCTGTCCTACAGTCGTTTAATTGATGGCTTGAAAAAAGCTGCCATAGAAATTGATCGTAAAGTGCTGGCAGATATTGCTGTTCATGACAGCGCAGCCTTTGCCGCTATTGCAGACCAGGCTAAAGCGGCACTAGCAAAATAA